A window of the Parvularcula bermudensis HTCC2503 genome harbors these coding sequences:
- a CDS encoding pentapeptide repeat-containing protein: MFWNNLTWVVTLATVWYAYAPLEQKLALPLPAQFTLGAIETGSEAVIRFADRRIVSPLTGKTPLGTDSESAIALREADLITVSDKDGAPLSGKDFSDFAITRADWSSHVLTDASFSHALIGYGDLAGVSAQGANFLQTTFHHSRLDHADLARSRFVDATIVDSQFQRADLTSATFRQVTIRGGRFLGARFTQADLVGARFEGTDLRKATFSYTDLRGAVLSNVDVKGATFHGAILAGADLATAEGLTQDALRKACGDEATRLPKGLAVAECTDLQTHFAGRFDP, from the coding sequence TTGTTCTGGAACAATCTCACTTGGGTCGTGACCTTGGCGACCGTTTGGTATGCCTATGCGCCGCTCGAGCAGAAATTGGCCCTCCCCCTTCCCGCTCAATTTACCCTTGGAGCAATCGAAACCGGCAGCGAGGCGGTGATCCGCTTTGCAGACCGGCGGATTGTTTCGCCTCTGACCGGGAAAACCCCTCTCGGTACGGATAGCGAGAGCGCCATCGCGCTGCGGGAAGCCGATCTTATCACGGTATCGGATAAGGACGGCGCCCCCCTGTCCGGCAAAGACTTTTCGGATTTTGCGATCACCCGGGCGGACTGGTCTAGCCATGTTCTGACCGATGCCAGCTTTAGCCACGCGCTAATCGGCTATGGCGACCTTGCGGGGGTGTCTGCCCAAGGGGCCAATTTTCTGCAGACCACCTTTCACCATAGCCGACTGGATCATGCCGATCTCGCCCGATCCCGATTCGTCGATGCCACGATCGTCGACAGTCAATTCCAGCGGGCCGACCTGACCTCCGCCACCTTCCGTCAGGTCACGATCCGCGGCGGTCGTTTCCTTGGCGCGCGGTTCACCCAAGCCGATTTGGTCGGCGCCCGGTTCGAGGGGACGGATCTGCGCAAGGCGACCTTTTCCTACACCGATCTTCGTGGCGCTGTTCTATCGAATGTCGATGTAAAGGGAGCCACCTTTCATGGGGCGATCCTCGCCGGTGCCGATTTGGCTACGGCGGAGGGCCTGACCCAGGACGCCTTACGCAAGGCCTGCGGCGATGAGGCGACTCGCCTTCCCAAAGGCCTTGCCGTCGCAGAATGTACGGACCTCCAGACCCATTTTGCGGGCCGCTTCG
- a CDS encoding adenosylcobalamin-dependent ribonucleoside-diphosphate reductase: MKITRRFSEIGTPYRDVSFVPRESRLGDRALLITAPDNWSQMAVDILAQKYLRRDNVPSATIRCKAGDEPSELTPRQAAPGSGVGHESDAEAVFDRLAGAWAFHGWQQGIFDDADDAIAFRDELCAMMATQRAAPNSPQWFNTGLHWAYGIAADGSGHFRYDPSVEKIVEVDNVYAYPQPHACFIQSVSDSLVGENGIFDLWSREARLFKYGSGSGSNFSAIRGEDEPLAGGGKSSGLISFLKVGDTAAGAIKSGGITRRAAKMVVLDIDHPDIENFIDWKVKEEQKVAALVTGSLVTKRHVEAMFAAIKRGDEDDRLDPTRNEILRRVMKAARRDGVPDGIIGRALSLAASGRTEMPLDVYTVGWDDEAYRTVSGQNANNSIRLTGEFLVAVDDDQQWPLTRRTDGGVHKSVSARALWEKIGEAAWASADPGLQFHDTINDWHTCPMDGDIEASNPCSEYMFLNDTACNLASINLLAFLQEDGELDLDGLIHTIRLWTIVLEISVGMASYPDARIAQRSYDYRTLGLGFANLGGLLMSAALPYDSDRGRAAAGALSALMTAIAYKTSADLAARLGPFPRFDANKEAVLRVMRNHRAALTGDDFDDLSVTPPRFDEGAVPFAGLVAAASSAWDEAISKAERSGVRNAQVTAIAPTGTIGLVMDCDTTGIEPDFALVKFKQLAGGGTVRLINQSVPRALARLGYTDQQIREIKAFAVGHGSLDHAPGVSFDDLRREGFSDREIDKLRAALPQAFDISFAFTKDVLGEAFLRGTLHLNDAQLDQSGYALLRELGFSDEDIHRANLFCCGTMTVEGAPHLQPEHYAIFDCATQCGRTGTRSLSVAAHIDMMAACQPFISGGISKTVNLPHRATVEDCVKTYRAAYHRGLKSISLYRDGSKLSQPLTGVLLANDDLGEDDLLNQPAGEKARVFAERVVERIVERAPGRRRLPDRRKGYIQKAIVGGHKVYLHTGEFEDGELGEIFVDMHKEGAAFRSLMNNFAIAISLGLQYGVPLEEFVDAYLFTRFEPAGPVQGNDRIKNATSILDYIFRELAISYLGRNDLGHVPDNGSAFDVGRGVDAEGVQQEAQRLISKGFSRSSTMDNLVVLRGGEFDRLRRERTEVEGDGAINDDEPVRPTETAAQDPAEHKGRLADPSNARQVAKMKGYEGDACGECGQFTLVRTGTCLRCDSCGYSSGCS; this comes from the coding sequence ATGAAAATCACACGCCGCTTCTCCGAAATTGGCACGCCCTACCGGGATGTTTCCTTCGTACCCAGAGAAAGCAGATTGGGAGATCGCGCCCTCCTGATCACAGCGCCTGACAATTGGTCGCAGATGGCGGTCGATATTTTGGCGCAAAAATATCTTCGCCGGGACAACGTACCAAGCGCAACCATCAGGTGTAAAGCGGGGGATGAGCCGTCGGAGCTGACCCCGCGACAGGCGGCCCCGGGCAGCGGCGTCGGCCATGAGAGCGATGCCGAGGCGGTGTTCGACCGCCTGGCGGGCGCTTGGGCTTTTCATGGGTGGCAGCAGGGCATTTTCGATGACGCAGACGACGCGATCGCGTTTCGCGACGAGCTCTGCGCCATGATGGCGACCCAACGCGCGGCGCCGAATTCTCCACAATGGTTCAACACAGGGTTGCATTGGGCCTATGGCATCGCCGCGGACGGTAGTGGCCATTTCCGCTATGATCCGTCGGTGGAGAAAATTGTCGAGGTCGACAATGTCTACGCCTATCCGCAGCCCCATGCGTGCTTCATTCAATCGGTTTCCGACTCCCTCGTGGGCGAGAACGGTATTTTCGACCTCTGGTCACGGGAAGCGCGGCTCTTTAAATATGGGTCAGGATCGGGATCGAACTTCTCCGCCATTCGCGGCGAGGACGAGCCTTTAGCCGGGGGCGGGAAATCTTCCGGGCTTATCTCCTTTCTCAAGGTCGGCGACACCGCCGCAGGCGCCATTAAGTCGGGGGGCATTACCCGCCGCGCGGCGAAAATGGTGGTGCTCGATATCGATCACCCGGATATCGAGAACTTCATCGACTGGAAGGTGAAAGAGGAACAAAAAGTCGCCGCCCTGGTGACCGGAAGCCTCGTCACCAAACGCCATGTTGAGGCAATGTTTGCGGCAATAAAGAGGGGGGACGAGGACGACCGTCTCGATCCGACCCGAAACGAAATCCTCCGTCGCGTGATGAAAGCCGCCCGGCGGGATGGCGTCCCCGACGGCATCATCGGCCGCGCGCTCTCACTTGCGGCCTCAGGCCGGACGGAGATGCCGCTCGATGTCTATACAGTCGGCTGGGACGACGAAGCCTATCGAACCGTCAGTGGTCAGAATGCCAATAATTCCATCAGATTGACCGGTGAATTCCTGGTGGCGGTCGATGACGATCAGCAATGGCCTTTGACGCGGCGCACCGATGGCGGTGTCCATAAATCCGTTTCCGCCCGCGCCCTGTGGGAGAAGATCGGTGAGGCCGCCTGGGCGAGCGCCGATCCGGGTCTACAGTTCCACGACACGATCAACGATTGGCATACCTGCCCCATGGATGGCGATATCGAGGCGTCCAATCCGTGTTCGGAGTACATGTTCCTGAACGACACCGCCTGTAATCTTGCCTCGATCAATCTTCTCGCCTTCCTGCAGGAGGATGGCGAGCTTGATCTTGACGGGCTGATCCACACCATCCGCCTCTGGACGATCGTCCTCGAAATTTCCGTTGGAATGGCGTCCTATCCCGATGCCCGCATCGCGCAGCGTTCCTATGACTACCGGACCCTTGGGCTTGGATTTGCCAATCTTGGCGGCCTGTTGATGTCCGCCGCCTTGCCCTATGACAGTGACCGAGGGCGCGCCGCGGCCGGGGCGCTGTCTGCCTTGATGACCGCCATCGCCTACAAGACCTCCGCCGACCTTGCCGCACGCCTCGGCCCTTTTCCCCGCTTTGACGCCAATAAAGAGGCAGTGTTGCGCGTGATGCGAAATCATCGCGCCGCCCTCACCGGCGATGATTTCGATGATCTCTCGGTTACACCGCCACGTTTTGACGAGGGCGCCGTTCCCTTTGCGGGCCTTGTTGCGGCGGCGTCCTCGGCGTGGGATGAGGCCATATCCAAGGCAGAACGCTCGGGCGTCCGCAATGCCCAGGTCACCGCCATCGCCCCCACCGGCACCATCGGTCTCGTCATGGATTGCGACACGACCGGGATCGAGCCGGACTTTGCTTTGGTCAAATTCAAGCAATTGGCCGGCGGCGGCACGGTGCGCCTGATCAATCAATCGGTCCCCCGCGCATTGGCGCGACTTGGCTATACCGATCAGCAAATTCGAGAGATCAAGGCCTTTGCCGTCGGTCACGGATCGTTAGACCATGCACCAGGGGTTAGTTTCGACGATCTGCGGCGAGAGGGATTTTCCGATCGGGAGATTGATAAGCTCCGGGCGGCCCTCCCCCAGGCCTTTGATATCAGTTTCGCTTTTACCAAAGACGTTCTGGGGGAAGCGTTCCTGCGCGGTACCCTGCATCTCAACGACGCACAACTCGACCAATCCGGCTATGCCTTGTTGAGAGAATTGGGTTTCTCTGACGAGGATATTCATCGCGCCAATCTCTTTTGCTGTGGCACGATGACCGTCGAAGGCGCGCCCCATTTGCAGCCCGAGCATTACGCGATCTTTGACTGTGCGACGCAATGCGGAAGGACGGGAACCCGCAGTCTCAGCGTCGCCGCCCATATCGACATGATGGCCGCGTGCCAGCCCTTCATCTCCGGCGGCATTTCGAAAACGGTGAACCTCCCTCATCGGGCTACCGTCGAGGATTGCGTCAAGACCTATCGCGCTGCCTACCATCGTGGTCTCAAATCGATTTCTCTTTACCGAGATGGATCGAAGCTCTCCCAACCCCTCACAGGGGTCCTGCTCGCCAATGACGATTTGGGTGAGGATGATCTGCTCAACCAACCGGCGGGCGAAAAGGCAAGGGTCTTTGCCGAACGGGTGGTGGAGCGAATCGTCGAACGGGCGCCGGGCCGTCGGCGTCTGCCCGATCGGCGCAAGGGATATATCCAGAAAGCGATTGTCGGCGGACACAAGGTCTATCTGCATACGGGGGAATTCGAGGATGGCGAACTCGGCGAGATTTTCGTCGACATGCACAAAGAGGGCGCCGCCTTCCGCTCGCTGATGAACAATTTTGCCATCGCGATCTCCCTTGGCCTTCAATACGGCGTGCCGCTTGAAGAATTCGTCGATGCCTATCTCTTCACCCGGTTCGAACCGGCGGGTCCCGTCCAAGGAAACGATCGCATCAAAAATGCGACCTCGATTCTCGACTATATCTTCCGAGAACTGGCGATCAGCTATCTCGGCCGCAATGACCTCGGCCACGTCCCGGACAATGGGTCGGCCTTTGATGTCGGTCGCGGGGTCGACGCCGAAGGCGTCCAGCAAGAAGCGCAGCGGCTGATATCCAAGGGATTTTCCCGGTCCTCAACGATGGACAATCTGGTGGTCCTGCGCGGCGGCGAGTTTGATCGGTTGCGGCGGGAGCGGACGGAGGTCGAAGGCGACGGGGCCATCAATGACGACGAGCCGGTGCGTCCGACGGAGACGGCAGCTCAGGACCCGGCCGAGCATAAGGGGCGTCTGGCCGACCCCAGTAATGCCCGCCAGGTGGCGAAAATGAAGGGGTATGAGGGGGACGCCTGCGGCGAGTGCGGACAATTCACCTTGGTGCGCACTGGAACCTGTTTGAGATGCGATAGCTGCGGCTATTCCAGTGGCTGTTCCTGA
- a CDS encoding cold-shock protein: MPHPRDANSDSREIRGFVKWFDQTKGYGFITDEAGGRDVLIHSSCLKQSGRATAPEGAIVTCEAIESEKGLQATRIINLEISELNTITRPPATRMPLVEVAGDFEDVTVKWFSRAKGYGFLTATNANEDIFVHMEVVRAAGLSELQPGQRLRASYGRGTKGLLAAAIEPPREN; the protein is encoded by the coding sequence ATGCCGCATCCTCGCGACGCCAATAGTGATAGCCGTGAGATTCGCGGTTTTGTAAAATGGTTTGACCAGACGAAGGGCTACGGGTTTATCACTGACGAGGCGGGGGGGCGTGACGTACTGATCCATTCGAGCTGCCTGAAACAAAGCGGACGGGCCACAGCACCCGAAGGCGCAATCGTCACCTGTGAGGCGATTGAGAGCGAAAAAGGCTTACAGGCAACACGGATTATCAATCTTGAGATCAGTGAGCTGAACACTATCACACGTCCACCCGCGACCCGAATGCCCCTGGTCGAAGTGGCGGGTGACTTCGAAGACGTTACGGTGAAATGGTTCAGTCGGGCCAAGGGCTATGGGTTCTTGACGGCAACCAATGCGAATGAAGACATTTTTGTCCATATGGAGGTCGTGCGGGCGGCCGGGCTCAGCGAGCTTCAGCCGGGGCAGCGGCTTCGCGCGTCCTATGGCCGCGGCACTAAAGGGCTGCTCGCCGCCGCGATTGAGCCGCCGCGCGAAAATTGA
- a CDS encoding YMGG-like glycine zipper-containing protein, with protein sequence MLKLFGVASGALLLTACTATGNVERNAAGGAAIGAATGAVIGNNVGDGDAGRGAAIGAVVGGLAGAARGSRQDQAGQGYSQQCPGSQYWQPSPGQERYLDQSANRYYYYDSASGYTYWENGQVRTC encoded by the coding sequence ATGTTGAAATTATTTGGTGTCGCCAGTGGGGCGCTTTTGCTGACGGCCTGCACCGCGACGGGAAATGTCGAACGGAACGCGGCCGGTGGCGCTGCCATCGGTGCGGCGACGGGGGCTGTTATCGGAAATAATGTCGGTGACGGCGATGCGGGCCGTGGGGCCGCGATCGGCGCCGTGGTCGGGGGCCTTGCCGGGGCCGCCCGCGGTTCACGTCAGGACCAGGCGGGCCAGGGCTATAGCCAACAATGCCCGGGATCCCAGTATTGGCAGCCCTCGCCGGGGCAAGAGCGGTATCTCGATCAGTCTGCGAACCGCTATTACTATTATGACTCGGCTTCGGGCTACACCTATTGGGAGAATGGCCAGGTTCGCACCTGCTAA
- a CDS encoding RNA methyltransferase: MVGAFFMGAILLPREIGVKGGGVTHAPLSPSASPPPIHPLVILVRPQLGQNIGATARAMLNFGLKGLRLVAPRDGWPNADAKAMAAGAAEVLDGVRVFGTVAEAVADCHYVVATTARHRGVFLPVHTPVDTAGELRVRAARAERTAILFGAEKAGLETEEVAHAHALVTIPVNPAFPSLNLAQAVLVVAYEWAQAAGAAPLFTSPYQEDPATQAEREQLFTHLSTALDRAGYFYPSHKREVLSHNLRTLLANADLSPSELRVLHGVVRQFERHLPEKSQTDKSVPQEETGTNN, translated from the coding sequence ATGGTGGGCGCCTTCTTTATGGGCGCGATATTGCTCCCCCGCGAAATTGGGGTCAAAGGCGGCGGCGTGACCCATGCGCCCCTCTCTCCCTCGGCATCTCCTCCGCCGATACATCCGTTGGTGATTCTCGTTCGGCCACAGCTCGGGCAGAATATCGGCGCGACCGCGCGGGCAATGCTGAATTTTGGGCTTAAGGGACTGCGTCTTGTGGCCCCACGCGACGGATGGCCGAATGCTGATGCCAAAGCAATGGCAGCCGGAGCGGCCGAGGTGCTCGATGGGGTCCGGGTCTTCGGCACCGTCGCCGAGGCGGTTGCCGATTGTCATTATGTGGTTGCCACCACTGCGCGGCATCGGGGCGTATTCTTGCCGGTCCACACCCCTGTCGATACGGCTGGGGAATTGAGAGTGCGGGCCGCCCGCGCCGAACGAACCGCCATTTTATTCGGGGCCGAAAAGGCCGGCCTTGAGACCGAAGAAGTGGCGCACGCCCATGCCTTGGTGACAATTCCGGTCAATCCCGCCTTTCCCTCCCTCAACCTGGCTCAGGCGGTTCTTGTGGTGGCCTATGAATGGGCGCAGGCCGCCGGGGCCGCACCGCTCTTTACCTCTCCCTATCAGGAGGATCCCGCGACCCAGGCGGAGCGGGAGCAATTGTTCACCCATCTGTCCACCGCCCTTGATCGGGCGGGATATTTCTATCCCTCCCATAAGCGTGAAGTTCTTTCGCATAATCTGCGCACACTTCTTGCGAATGCGGATCTTTCCCCGTCGGAGCTCCGTGTGCTGCATGGAGTGGTTCGCCAATTTGAGCGTCACCTTCCAGAAAAATCGCAGACGGACAAAAGCGTTCCCCAGGAAGAAACCGGTACAAACAATTAG
- a CDS encoding NAD(P)/FAD-dependent oxidoreductase, whose translation MSAPTLGESPKIIIVGAGLSGLACAEQLVAANHRPIIVDKGRGPGGRLSTKRPPFGPFDHGTPFLTASHPDFQAQLERWIASGQAQNWPCSGGDHVTVGSPHMRTPIEHAAQRLGVLFGSRIAPLTRGEDRAWPVLTETGEPLGAADILVLAIPAEQVAELLATVGGPLAQAASAVRSSPCWTTMVHFAAPLQGEAHILRPKRGPIELAIRNSAKPGRPTGERWVIHSTADWALDHLEAEQEVVTPLHLEALPPLIGNLPAVTASASHRWRYARVTNPHPAPFLVDDERGLAACGDWFGPGDAEGAWLSGDRLGRHLVQCLG comes from the coding sequence GTGTCGGCACCAACTCTCGGCGAATCACCAAAAATCATCATTGTCGGAGCGGGGCTGTCGGGGCTGGCATGCGCCGAACAATTGGTGGCGGCGAATCATCGGCCGATCATAGTCGATAAGGGACGCGGGCCTGGGGGGCGATTGTCGACGAAGCGCCCTCCCTTTGGCCCGTTCGACCACGGCACGCCTTTCCTCACCGCCTCGCACCCAGATTTTCAGGCGCAATTGGAGCGGTGGATCGCCTCAGGACAAGCGCAAAATTGGCCCTGTTCAGGGGGCGATCATGTCACGGTCGGGTCCCCGCATATGCGCACCCCTATCGAGCATGCAGCCCAACGATTAGGCGTCCTTTTCGGGTCGAGGATTGCCCCGCTGACCCGAGGGGAGGATCGCGCTTGGCCCGTGCTGACCGAGACAGGGGAGCCCCTAGGCGCTGCGGACATCCTCGTCTTGGCGATCCCAGCAGAACAGGTCGCAGAGCTCTTGGCGACGGTCGGCGGGCCCCTCGCCCAGGCAGCGTCAGCGGTCAGATCCTCCCCCTGCTGGACAACCATGGTGCACTTTGCCGCCCCCCTTCAGGGGGAAGCGCATATCCTCCGTCCAAAGAGGGGGCCAATCGAGCTCGCCATCCGGAATAGCGCAAAGCCTGGGCGCCCAACGGGAGAACGCTGGGTGATCCACAGTACCGCGGACTGGGCACTTGATCATCTTGAGGCGGAACAAGAGGTGGTGACCCCGCTCCACTTGGAGGCCCTCCCCCCCCTGATCGGCAACCTGCCCGCGGTGACGGCGTCGGCCAGTCATCGATGGCGATATGCGCGCGTCACAAACCCCCATCCCGCCCCCTTTCTCGTCGATGACGAACGGGGCCTTGCCGCCTGCGGTGATTGGTTCGGTCCTGGCGATGCCGAAGGCGCGTGGCTCAGCGGCGATCGGCTCGGTCGGCACCTTGTGCAGTGTCTTGGCTAA
- a CDS encoding KpsF/GutQ family sugar-phosphate isomerase, with protein sequence MPTNVSASDTIATGRAVLTTEANALHTLGEQLDDAFAAAVRHLTATSGFTVVTGVGKSGHIGRKMAATFASTGTPSFFVHPTEASHGDLGMLDPKGVLIAISNSGETRELRDILLYANRRHVPLIAMTARPDSFLAKRAEVTLLLPRTPEACPNGLAPTSSTTMTLALGDALAVAAMTARGFSKEDFGARHPGGRLGMQLQRIEEYLGLQAGRTIPTLPSAAPLTDVLQKISEGRVGAVAVVDAAGLLEGIVTDGDVRRGIMGYTDVQSLTAADLMSRSPITIAPHQRVSSAVEIFETRAISQILVIAEGQPIGVVHIKDLMADGYL encoded by the coding sequence ATGCCCACAAACGTTTCTGCATCGGATACCATCGCAACAGGCCGCGCCGTTCTCACCACGGAGGCGAACGCGCTCCACACGCTCGGGGAGCAGCTCGACGACGCCTTCGCGGCAGCCGTGCGTCACCTTACAGCGACATCGGGCTTTACCGTGGTGACCGGGGTCGGAAAGTCAGGTCACATCGGCCGAAAAATGGCCGCGACCTTTGCCTCGACGGGAACACCATCGTTCTTTGTCCACCCAACAGAGGCCAGCCACGGCGATCTGGGCATGCTCGACCCCAAGGGCGTGCTGATTGCGATTTCCAATTCCGGCGAGACCCGCGAATTGCGCGACATTCTGCTCTATGCCAATCGGCGGCATGTACCGCTCATTGCCATGACGGCCAGGCCCGACAGCTTTTTGGCGAAACGGGCGGAGGTCACCCTGCTGCTCCCTCGCACCCCGGAGGCCTGCCCCAATGGCCTTGCGCCCACCAGTTCGACGACCATGACTCTCGCCCTGGGGGATGCGCTTGCCGTTGCGGCAATGACCGCCCGCGGATTCAGTAAAGAGGATTTCGGCGCCCGGCATCCCGGCGGGCGCCTGGGGATGCAACTTCAGCGGATCGAGGAATATCTTGGCCTTCAGGCAGGGCGCACGATCCCCACACTCCCCTCGGCGGCCCCGCTCACCGATGTGCTCCAAAAAATTTCCGAAGGGCGAGTCGGCGCGGTGGCCGTGGTCGACGCGGCGGGTCTTCTTGAAGGCATTGTCACGGATGGCGACGTGCGCCGCGGTATTATGGGGTACACGGACGTCCAAAGCCTAACGGCGGCCGACCTCATGTCTCGCTCACCGATCACCATCGCCCCGCATCAGAGGGTGTCGAGCGCGGTCGAAATTTTTGAGACCCGCGCGATCTCCCAAATTCTCGTCATTGCCGAGGGTCAACCAATCGGCGTCGTGCATATCAAGGATTTGATGGCGGACGGCTACCTTTGA
- a CDS encoding TonB-dependent receptor plug domain-containing protein, with protein MSSSKLTVSLLSAVSMVALGVSAPAMAQDETEGTIAPVAEDTIVVTGARGKPRTVKESPVPIDVFDSEDLEDVSFTDANDILRNLVPSYSLSRQPISDGASFIRPASMRGLPTDKTLVLVNSKRRHRAALVSIGGSGTQGPDVATIPAIALENIEVLRDGAAAQYGSDAIAGVINFILKEDREGFKLTSQIGEFYAGDGEEWIVSANAGLPLGPDGFLNVSVEVSDAEKTDRSEQYCESWWCVEEQAAIDPVYAAGVESLFGGENVQPWGRPEAEALRTFFNAALPLGGGTELYSFGNYSESEATGNFFYRYPGNGVIEDVRLEDGSIYNPTEIYPGGFTPLFSGKVLDYSLVLGLKGESDKFAWDLSARNGQSEIQYSLANTLNPSMGPMSPTRFEPGNLINEETQIQADFSYLMEVGLASEMVFGFGLSYLEESYEIEEGEPASYETGPYVQSDPYDFCLEDMSGPTAAGAGIADLDCTDADDPVYRQVVDGSNGFPGYSPEFSGIYERDSYAVYLDLSTDITEKLFVQGAVRFEDYSDFDSELIYKVAARYALSDAVGIRGSFGTGFRAPTPGQQGTTNVSTRLPNGIPVATALSPPSSPLAQALGATPLEPETSTNYTAGVTATIGAFDVTLDFYRIELQDRVNAISTISIVDDCDEETGGIQTDCLGFRDNLIDAGAVGAETIDAAFYFTNAFDTITEGFDLVVTTDKDWGTYGSTDFTLSANYNETEFDGEVDELFNDESQYDFVNDEPNWRGVFTAKHEVGDISGLLRLNYWGPYDNSNGSTAPLTFQEFDPELFVDAELSLDVNDTTRFSVGARNLFDNYPDEGELGETCCGRIYRSDSVVDWQGGYYYAKATLTF; from the coding sequence ATGTCATCATCGAAACTGACAGTATCGCTATTATCCGCAGTCAGTATGGTCGCGTTGGGGGTTTCCGCCCCGGCGATGGCCCAGGACGAGACCGAGGGGACAATTGCCCCGGTTGCGGAGGATACGATCGTTGTAACGGGCGCGCGGGGTAAGCCGCGGACGGTGAAGGAATCGCCAGTCCCGATCGACGTCTTTGATTCCGAAGATCTTGAGGATGTGTCGTTCACGGATGCGAATGACATTCTCCGGAATTTGGTTCCGTCATATTCGTTGAGCCGGCAACCGATTAGCGACGGGGCATCGTTCATTCGCCCGGCCAGTATGCGGGGCCTTCCCACCGATAAGACCCTGGTTCTTGTCAATTCCAAGCGGCGCCACCGGGCCGCTCTCGTGTCGATCGGGGGGTCGGGTACGCAGGGGCCGGACGTCGCCACTATTCCGGCCATTGCTCTCGAAAATATCGAAGTGCTGCGCGATGGCGCGGCGGCCCAATATGGCTCGGACGCCATTGCGGGGGTCATTAACTTCATTCTCAAAGAGGATCGTGAAGGCTTTAAGCTGACCAGTCAGATCGGGGAATTCTACGCCGGTGACGGGGAAGAGTGGATCGTGTCGGCGAATGCCGGCCTGCCCCTCGGACCGGACGGTTTCTTGAATGTGTCGGTCGAAGTCTCCGATGCTGAGAAGACCGATCGGAGTGAGCAATATTGCGAATCCTGGTGGTGCGTCGAAGAACAGGCGGCCATTGATCCTGTTTATGCGGCGGGGGTCGAATCGCTGTTCGGCGGCGAGAATGTGCAGCCCTGGGGCCGGCCCGAGGCAGAAGCCCTCCGGACCTTTTTCAACGCGGCGCTGCCCCTTGGGGGCGGGACCGAACTCTACAGCTTCGGGAACTATTCTGAGTCCGAAGCGACGGGGAACTTCTTCTACCGGTATCCAGGAAATGGGGTGATCGAAGATGTGCGTCTCGAGGACGGATCGATTTACAACCCCACGGAAATATATCCGGGGGGGTTCACGCCACTCTTCTCCGGCAAGGTCCTCGACTACTCCTTGGTCCTGGGGCTGAAAGGTGAGTCGGATAAGTTTGCGTGGGATCTGTCGGCACGGAACGGTCAGTCGGAAATCCAGTACAGCCTTGCCAATACGCTGAACCCGTCCATGGGGCCGATGAGCCCAACACGGTTCGAGCCCGGCAATCTCATCAACGAAGAAACCCAAATTCAGGCGGATTTCTCCTATTTGATGGAGGTGGGGCTCGCCAGCGAGATGGTGTTTGGCTTTGGTCTTAGTTATCTTGAAGAAAGCTATGAGATTGAAGAGGGCGAACCGGCTTCCTATGAAACTGGCCCGTATGTACAGTCCGATCCCTATGATTTCTGCCTTGAAGACATGTCCGGGCCGACGGCGGCTGGCGCGGGGATCGCCGATCTCGATTGTACGGATGCAGATGACCCCGTCTATAGACAGGTCGTAGACGGATCGAACGGATTTCCCGGCTATTCTCCTGAATTTTCAGGCATTTATGAGCGCGACTCCTATGCCGTTTATCTCGATCTGAGTACGGATATTACCGAAAAACTGTTCGTTCAGGGAGCGGTACGGTTCGAGGATTATTCCGACTTCGACAGTGAGCTGATCTATAAGGTCGCGGCGCGATACGCGCTCAGCGACGCGGTGGGGATCCGCGGCTCCTTCGGAACCGGCTTCCGCGCGCCGACACCGGGTCAGCAGGGGACGACCAATGTGTCGACCCGCTTGCCAAACGGGATCCCCGTGGCGACGGCCCTTTCCCCCCCCTCTAGTCCTTTAGCGCAAGCGCTTGGCGCGACACCGCTTGAGCCTGAAACATCCACAAACTACACGGCCGGTGTTACGGCGACGATCGGTGCCTTCGATGTCACCCTCGACTTCTATCGGATCGAGCTTCAGGACCGGGTAAACGCCATCTCGACTATTTCGATTGTCGATGATTGCGATGAGGAGACGGGTGGTATCCAGACAGACTGTCTTGGTTTCCGCGACAATCTGATCGATGCCGGGGCCGTTGGAGCTGAAACGATTGATGCGGCCTTCTACTTCACCAATGCCTTCGATACCATTACGGAAGGGTTCGACCTCGTTGTCACCACCGACAAGGATTGGGGCACTTACGGGTCGACCGACTTTACTCTGTCCGCAAACTATAATGAAACGGAGTTCGACGGCGAAGTAGACGAGCTCTTCAATGACGAATCGCAGTACGATTTCGTCAATGATGAGCCGAATTGGCGGGGGGTCTTTACGGCCAAGCACGAGGTTGGGGATATATCCGGTCTTCTGCGCCTCAATTATTGGGGGCCGTATGATAACTCAAATGGTAGCACGGCGCCGTTGACCTTCCAGGAATTCGATCCTGAACTCTTTGTCGATGCCGAGCTGAGCCTCGATGTCAACGATACCACACGGTTCAGCGTCGGCGCCCGGAACCTCTTTGACAATTACCCGGATGAGGGGGAACTCGGTGAGACCTGCTGTGGTCGGATCTATCGCTCCGACTCGGTCGTCGACTGGCAGGGCGGCTATTACTACGCCAAAGCAACCCTGACCTTCTGA